DNA from Ruficoccus amylovorans:
AAATTAGCCAATGAAGTGTACGCGAGGCTTTCAACGGATTCTGTGACGGAAACACTATCTTCCTGCCGAAGAAGTATCCACATACCTTTCGTATACTCTTTGAAATCGTTTTCTGCGAAATCCCTAAAGATTACAGCAGCTCTATGTCTCCCGGAATCGCTTTCACAGGAGGTGGCATTCACCTGCGAAAGCTCTATGATTTTTTCATGCTTAAAAGGTGGGGAACAGAATTCACCGAAGCATAAACTATTGGGATTATACTCTGGGAAAGGCGCGCTATAAAACGCGTTTCCGATTTGATAGTAAAAGGGGTACTGTACCTTTTCTGATTTAGACTGAGAAGATAGTTTCTTAGCCCTCATTTTTGGCGAACCTGACATGGGTAGTATGCTAGTGGTTTGGTACCTGCCATACAATAACTATTCTTATGGACGCTATCTCTTGCCATTTTCCATGACGAGTCGTGGAAAATGATTATTCGGAATCGGCACTATGGTATCTTGATCCCCAGATACTAAATTATGTGATGTCGTCTGTTCGTGTAAATGCCCATGCATATCAAACGGTTCGGGGATTAAACGCCCCCCTTTCCTACTAGGGGTAAGCAGAAAAATGCTATCTTGGCCGACTTGCACAAGGATAGGTGCAGACTTTATTTGCGGTGGACGTTTCCGCTGGTGACTAGCCTGCTATTTTCGGAGAACATGGGGGTGATGAGTGGCGACGCGCTCGACGGAGGAGAGGCTTACTTGTGGACGCGGCTGCTGGCGACCTTGCGGACGGGTTTTGACTTCGTGGGGAGGGTCGGGGCGAGGAACTCATGCGCTTCCAGGCTGAAGGCCCGGGCGATCCGCTCGACCGTGCTGACCCAGATCTCCTTCTTGCGGCAGGACTCGATCTGCTGGAGGAATTTCTCGGACATGTCGGCGAGCTCCGCCAGCTCCTGCTGGGTCATGCCATGTTTCTGGCGCAGTTCTCGGCTTCTTTGGGCGACACGTTCGACTGAGTTCACCCCAGCGATCATAGTGGAAAAGGCTTGCTATTGTTACCAGTGATCACTGGGGTAACCGGGCCATGGTAAAACTACTGATTCTGCTTATAACGTCTTTCGTCTGGTTGGGGCTTGCCGGTCTTTGTGGCTGTGCGGCAACGGTCTCTTCTCCTAAAGAGGAAGGCGGTGTTAACCCTGCTGAGCCCGGAGTGTCCTCTGGCCCACGGGCAGCGGTGCTGTGGACTCCCTTGGGGCAGGCGGCGAGGCAGACGGACGACCCGGCGGTCATTCGCAGCCTTGTGCGGGCCGGGGAGGATCCCAGCGGGAGAAACCGCTACGGTGCGACGGCGTTGATGTACGCGGGCCTCTCCAACCCCTCGGTGGCGGTCATTCAGGCCCTGATCGCAGCCGGGGCGGACCCGAACGATGCCGACGACGATGAGTTGACCCCGCTGATGTATGCGGCCCAGGAAAACACCCCCGAGGTCGTTCGGGCCCTGCTGGAGGCGGGGGCGCTTCCGAATGCCCAAACCCAATACGGCTGGACCGCTTTGATGGCTGCTGCCGCCACCAACTCGCCTGCGGTCATTCGGGCACTGGTGGTGGGCGGGGCGGACCCCAACGGCACAGACGGATACGGGTTGACGCCGCTCATGCTGGCGGCGGCCCTGAATCCCGACCCCGCGGTGATCGAGGCCCTTGTGGAGTCCGGGGCAAAGGTGGAGGCGGTGGAC
Protein-coding regions in this window:
- a CDS encoding helix-turn-helix domain-containing protein, which gives rise to MIAGVNSVERVAQRSRELRQKHGMTQQELAELADMSEKFLQQIESCRKKEIWVSTVERIARAFSLEAHEFLAPTLPTKSKPVRKVASSRVHK
- a CDS encoding ankyrin repeat domain-containing protein; amino-acid sequence: MSSGPRAAVLWTPLGQAARQTDDPAVIRSLVRAGEDPSGRNRYGATALMYAGLSNPSVAVIQALIAAGADPNDADDDELTPLMYAAQENTPEVVRALLEAGALPNAQTQYGWTALMAAAATNSPAVIRALVVGGADPNGTDGYGLTPLMLAAALNPDPAVIEALVESGAKVEAVDARADTALDYARQQDNAGAVTVLVELGGK